The following coding sequences lie in one Thalassoglobus polymorphus genomic window:
- a CDS encoding protein kinase domain-containing protein — MTKPAVLNPEDLPEEFGRYKISKRLGKGGMGAVYRAWDPALEREVALKVPFLKQNDSTFIARFQREARSAAAVQHSGICAIYDVGEYGGVPFFTMQFVQGESLADLLERGEPLVPEMVVKICYELASAVQSAHEQGVLHRDLKPSNIMLDLAGNPRILDFGLSRRMDSDENLTATGQLMGTPAYMSPEQARGSHGEIGPQTDIFSLGVIFYEMLTGKRPFEGDSLPALLLSIIATNPKPPSELRPGLDKKLDAICLKAIAKKPKKRYATAGALATDLAAVQADLSLPSFKLSSRQSRMMGIAAGSLILILLLMTFFLNGNRGPDETLAQNSTANASENNAAGNNAVGKSSEDNNRARPPESHLASHQGGTSNVDTPDSSPATSDKTDSTSGEQKTSLPTRPNDDLAVAAITALTKYCYDCHGLDFAVPGFDVKDRRSLIAQADEDSEPYIRVGDPEHSLLWERVGLNEDMPPSDSPQPTSQERQLIAKWISEGAPFPALQSRPHITQNEALESIKVYLLQQPSADRRYQRFFTLLNLHNSSDMGSEGLNRSRAALSKVVNSLSWSKEIVIPHVIDEAGTVMAIDIRDVGWTLDQWEEILKYYPYGIRPATDDPSSANARQIAEESGTQISTVRLDWFIVTASQPPLYEHILGLPHDVAELERKLNVNVIENFLNGRVQRAAFLTSGVSDQNRLVDRHDALYGAYWKSYDFVRNDETGDLMRFPLGPQFHGNPYEKHAFEQDGGEMIFNLPNGLQAYLLTDAKGRQIPEGPIQVVSDAAKSSGSNVVVNGISCMFCHREGMIDFEDQIRTGTALKGEALEKTKQLFVPKDEMQKALNNDRERFMAALHQAVLPLLEKSPEDSWPELVNFVTRRYLRDLTLEDLAVELGYENVTEFENVIRPRMQFDADLERLGVKPVLNGGRIPRSIWSEINIPTRFQEMSRQLRGSIPLTVF; from the coding sequence GTGACAAAGCCAGCCGTGCTGAATCCTGAAGACCTGCCCGAAGAATTCGGACGTTACAAGATTTCGAAGCGTCTCGGAAAAGGAGGGATGGGGGCAGTCTACCGCGCTTGGGATCCGGCTCTAGAGCGTGAAGTGGCATTGAAGGTCCCATTTCTTAAACAGAACGACTCCACATTCATTGCCCGCTTTCAGCGTGAGGCGAGATCGGCAGCTGCGGTTCAGCATTCCGGAATTTGTGCCATCTACGATGTTGGTGAGTACGGTGGTGTCCCTTTCTTCACAATGCAATTCGTACAGGGAGAATCACTCGCAGATTTATTGGAACGTGGTGAGCCACTCGTCCCAGAAATGGTTGTCAAAATTTGTTATGAATTGGCCAGCGCTGTGCAGTCAGCGCATGAGCAGGGAGTCCTGCACCGTGACCTCAAGCCCAGCAACATCATGCTCGACTTGGCGGGCAACCCACGCATTCTCGATTTTGGACTTTCACGACGGATGGACTCTGATGAGAATTTGACAGCCACAGGTCAACTGATGGGGACGCCCGCCTACATGTCTCCAGAGCAGGCAAGAGGATCGCACGGCGAGATTGGGCCGCAAACAGACATCTTCAGCCTTGGTGTCATTTTCTACGAGATGCTCACTGGAAAACGACCATTCGAGGGGGACAGCCTTCCAGCCTTGCTTCTGAGTATCATCGCAACAAACCCGAAGCCGCCCTCGGAGTTACGGCCTGGTCTCGATAAAAAGTTGGACGCGATTTGCCTGAAGGCGATCGCCAAGAAACCCAAAAAACGTTACGCCACTGCCGGAGCATTGGCGACTGACTTGGCTGCCGTTCAAGCTGATCTGTCCCTGCCCTCTTTTAAATTGAGTTCCAGACAATCGAGAATGATGGGAATCGCAGCCGGGAGCCTGATTCTGATTCTGCTCTTGATGACATTTTTTCTCAACGGGAATCGTGGTCCAGACGAAACCCTCGCTCAGAACAGCACTGCAAATGCAAGCGAGAATAATGCAGCAGGGAATAATGCTGTAGGAAAAAGTTCGGAGGACAATAATAGGGCGCGACCGCCGGAGAGTCACCTCGCGAGTCATCAAGGGGGAACTTCCAATGTCGACACGCCAGACTCCAGCCCCGCAACCAGCGACAAAACTGACTCCACTTCAGGAGAGCAGAAAACATCTCTTCCTACCCGTCCGAATGATGACCTCGCAGTCGCTGCCATCACGGCGCTCACGAAGTACTGTTACGACTGTCATGGGCTCGATTTCGCTGTCCCGGGGTTTGACGTCAAAGATCGACGCTCTTTAATTGCACAAGCAGATGAAGATTCCGAGCCGTATATTCGTGTCGGTGATCCAGAACATTCGTTGTTGTGGGAGCGGGTTGGTCTGAACGAAGATATGCCTCCTTCTGACTCTCCGCAGCCGACTTCTCAGGAACGCCAATTGATTGCGAAGTGGATTTCGGAGGGGGCCCCATTCCCTGCACTCCAAAGCCGGCCTCATATCACTCAAAATGAGGCTCTCGAATCAATCAAGGTTTATCTTCTTCAACAGCCGAGCGCTGACCGTCGATACCAACGCTTTTTCACCCTTCTCAATCTTCACAACTCATCCGACATGGGCTCTGAGGGGCTTAACCGAAGCCGAGCTGCGCTTTCCAAAGTTGTCAACAGCCTCAGTTGGAGTAAAGAAATTGTGATCCCGCATGTCATCGATGAGGCAGGGACGGTCATGGCGATTGACATCAGGGATGTCGGTTGGACTCTCGATCAATGGGAAGAAATTCTCAAATACTACCCGTATGGGATTCGCCCAGCGACCGATGACCCCTCCTCTGCAAATGCACGCCAAATTGCGGAAGAATCCGGAACGCAAATCTCAACAGTCCGGCTCGACTGGTTCATCGTGACGGCCTCGCAGCCTCCGCTTTATGAGCACATTCTCGGGCTTCCACATGACGTCGCTGAACTGGAACGAAAACTGAACGTCAATGTGATTGAGAACTTTCTCAACGGCCGCGTTCAACGTGCAGCGTTTCTGACAAGTGGAGTCTCGGATCAGAACCGTCTCGTCGACCGTCATGATGCTCTTTATGGAGCGTACTGGAAAAGCTACGACTTTGTTCGCAACGATGAAACCGGCGATTTAATGCGTTTTCCCCTGGGGCCTCAATTTCATGGGAACCCCTATGAGAAGCATGCCTTTGAACAGGATGGAGGGGAGATGATTTTCAATTTGCCGAATGGCCTCCAAGCCTATTTACTGACAGATGCGAAAGGTCGACAAATTCCTGAAGGACCGATTCAGGTTGTCAGCGATGCGGCAAAGTCATCCGGTTCCAATGTTGTCGTCAATGGTATTTCCTGCATGTTTTGTCATCGGGAAGGCATGATTGATTTTGAAGATCAAATTCGCACGGGGACCGCACTCAAGGGAGAGGCACTCGAAAAGACGAAACAGTTGTTCGTCCCCAAAGACGAAATGCAAAAAGCTTTGAACAATGACCGCGAACGGTTCATGGCTGCGCTGCATCAAGCCGTTTTGCCATTACTGGAAAAGTCTCCAGAAGATTCGTGGCCGGAGCTCGTGAACTTTGTGACCCGACGCTACCTGCGTGATCTCACCTTGGAAGATCTTGCCGTAGAACTCGGATACGAGAATGTCACAGAATTCGAAAATGTGATTCGACCACGTATGCAATTCGATGCCGATCTTGAGAGGTTGGGAGTGAAACCTGTTCTCAATGGAGGACGCATTCCCCGCAGTATCTGGTCTGAAATCAATATCCCCACACGGTTTCAAGAAATGTCGCGCCAACTCAGAGGCTCGATTCCTCTGACTGTCTTTTGA
- a CDS encoding sigma-70 family RNA polymerase sigma factor produces the protein MDSETVYVDPDSISTSLLNGIRANAPHAWERMVRIYGPLVYQWCRQAGFQPADARDTVQEVMISVLNGIEKFQREKTKDSFRGWLWVLTRRRQIDQYRKRMVGKGGDAAQFIDQFPQAPPAEVTESSKEQSRLLFRILDLVKSDFRPHTWQAFWSTVVDGRSAVDVADDLEMTAVAVRQARFRVLTRVRHELELLGNE, from the coding sequence ATGGATTCAGAGACCGTGTATGTCGATCCAGATTCGATTTCGACGTCGCTACTGAATGGGATTCGTGCAAACGCCCCTCATGCCTGGGAACGAATGGTGCGAATTTATGGCCCCTTGGTCTATCAGTGGTGTCGACAAGCGGGATTTCAGCCAGCTGATGCCCGAGATACGGTCCAAGAAGTGATGATCTCGGTCTTGAACGGAATCGAAAAGTTTCAACGAGAGAAGACCAAAGATAGTTTTCGCGGTTGGCTATGGGTCCTCACGCGTCGGCGTCAAATCGACCAGTACCGGAAACGCATGGTCGGAAAAGGTGGAGACGCTGCGCAGTTTATCGACCAGTTTCCACAAGCCCCACCTGCCGAAGTGACTGAAAGTTCAAAAGAACAGTCACGCTTGCTCTTCCGTATTCTTGACCTGGTCAAAAGCGACTTCCGACCTCACACCTGGCAAGCGTTTTGGAGTACCGTCGTTGATGGTCGCAGTGCTGTCGATGTCGCTGACGATCTTGAAATGACTGCTGTCGCGGTACGACAGGCACGTTTTCGCGTGCTGACCCGGGTTAGACACGAACTCGAATTGCTAGGAAATGAATGA
- a CDS encoding HEAT repeat domain-containing protein, with product MGKRKRRRKKSNQKKKSSSAGVSIGLIAGGVCAVVFVIGVGIFVWQNNPSGSQGDLPKRKISREQIEFASDSDLGQSRTTAEWLALLKEMRTTENMMRATFLKARMPNPEAFLGADPAAVPDVYEALKDPRLEKYGQAIIAKFGQSADPPYFQDVMDGLNSDHPQVRRAAIQLLAHVKPEGPDTAEQVGKYLNDADPEVSKSATIALGSMGEPGFELLVTQLKGNQSPSPHLLKAMALFGESAAPAVPDLAKLLTVESTEHRVPVLIALEKIGSSSKVALPELIEVWSTESGEKWSEQVTAVMNRIGKPATTAMLEKFAQVPAEAQIIATQHFINQKSHDAIPVLIQSLEAPKSVEAREVALDALRGMLPENSPTDEQLAALFEFGDTELRAWTLEEIAASTERCLKYKSLLTQVRSGLQTSLADPRVEKSKDEYEAGTRLVKRIDQVVESL from the coding sequence ATGGGAAAACGTAAACGTCGAAGAAAGAAGAGCAATCAGAAGAAAAAATCTTCATCAGCCGGGGTGAGCATTGGCCTCATCGCAGGCGGGGTCTGTGCAGTCGTATTCGTGATTGGAGTCGGAATTTTTGTCTGGCAGAACAACCCCTCTGGCAGTCAAGGTGATCTTCCTAAACGAAAAATTTCACGCGAGCAAATCGAATTTGCGTCAGACTCCGACCTTGGGCAATCTCGCACAACTGCTGAATGGTTGGCATTGCTCAAAGAGATGCGGACAACTGAAAATATGATGCGAGCCACTTTTCTGAAAGCTCGTATGCCAAACCCGGAAGCCTTCCTTGGGGCCGATCCCGCAGCGGTGCCAGACGTTTACGAAGCTCTTAAAGATCCTCGCTTAGAAAAATACGGTCAGGCGATTATCGCTAAGTTCGGTCAATCAGCTGACCCTCCTTATTTTCAAGATGTGATGGATGGTCTTAACAGCGACCATCCACAAGTTCGCCGTGCAGCGATCCAACTTCTGGCTCATGTGAAACCGGAGGGGCCAGACACAGCTGAACAAGTTGGGAAATACTTGAATGACGCGGACCCCGAAGTTTCCAAATCGGCGACGATTGCTTTGGGCTCAATGGGTGAACCGGGATTTGAATTACTCGTTACGCAACTCAAGGGCAATCAATCTCCTTCACCTCATCTACTGAAGGCAATGGCTTTGTTTGGTGAATCGGCTGCCCCAGCTGTTCCGGATCTTGCAAAACTACTGACCGTCGAGTCGACTGAACATCGAGTACCGGTGTTGATTGCATTGGAAAAAATTGGCAGCAGTTCAAAGGTCGCCCTCCCTGAACTTATCGAAGTCTGGTCGACCGAGTCAGGTGAAAAGTGGAGCGAACAGGTGACTGCTGTCATGAATAGAATTGGCAAACCTGCAACGACTGCAATGTTGGAGAAGTTCGCGCAGGTTCCCGCAGAAGCTCAGATCATCGCCACCCAACATTTCATAAATCAGAAATCCCATGATGCCATTCCCGTGCTAATTCAGAGTTTGGAGGCTCCGAAATCTGTAGAGGCTCGCGAAGTCGCACTTGACGCCTTGAGAGGGATGCTTCCTGAAAACTCTCCCACGGATGAGCAACTGGCGGCTCTCTTTGAATTTGGTGACACCGAGTTAAGAGCTTGGACGCTCGAAGAAATCGCTGCCAGTACCGAACGTTGTCTGAAGTACAAATCCTTATTAACTCAGGTTCGTTCAGGCTTACAAACGTCGCTGGCAGACCCGCGTGTTGAGAAGTCGAAAGATGAATACGAAGCTGGGACTCGGTTGGTAAAGCGTATTGATCAAGTCGTCGAGAGCCTGTGA
- a CDS encoding zinc-dependent alcohol dehydrogenase family protein encodes MKTVAVVLEEMGRPAPYAESKPLQLEDLELTPPDECEVLVEIVAAGLCHSDLSVINGSRPRVMPMVLGHEAAGIVREVGAGVRDFQSDDHVVFSYVPVCGRCTCCQSGRAALCERGAVANTEGSLLSGKRHFSRSNGQELHHHLGVSAFSQYTVAAEESLVKISKSLPLDKAALFGCAVMTGVGAVVNTANIQAGQSVAVFGMGGVGLSSIMGAKASGAFPIVAVDLLDSKLDLAKNAGATHAVNANDHDAIEAVKNITGGGASVTFEAVGSEIVLAQAYAATARGGKTVCMGLPHPSKMLSIPAVSLVAEERTILGSYMGSSVPRRDIPRFIAMYEAGLLPVDLLQSSTLGLNDINAAFDDLAAGTVARQTVLMS; translated from the coding sequence ATGAAGACAGTCGCTGTAGTTCTAGAAGAAATGGGGCGACCTGCCCCCTATGCTGAATCGAAGCCGCTTCAGTTGGAAGATTTGGAACTGACGCCACCTGACGAATGTGAAGTGTTAGTCGAGATTGTCGCAGCCGGTCTTTGTCACTCTGATCTCTCTGTGATCAATGGATCACGACCGCGAGTGATGCCGATGGTTCTCGGACACGAAGCCGCCGGAATCGTAAGAGAAGTTGGGGCTGGAGTTCGGGATTTCCAATCGGATGACCATGTTGTTTTTTCGTATGTTCCAGTTTGTGGTCGCTGCACTTGCTGCCAATCTGGTCGTGCTGCTTTGTGCGAACGAGGAGCCGTTGCGAATACAGAGGGTTCACTTTTGAGCGGGAAACGACACTTCAGCCGCAGCAACGGGCAAGAACTGCATCACCATCTCGGCGTCTCAGCATTCTCTCAATACACCGTGGCAGCTGAGGAGTCTCTTGTCAAAATCTCCAAATCGCTTCCTCTCGATAAGGCGGCTCTGTTCGGCTGCGCCGTGATGACAGGTGTCGGTGCGGTGGTCAACACGGCAAATATCCAAGCCGGTCAATCGGTTGCTGTTTTTGGCATGGGCGGAGTGGGACTCAGCAGCATTATGGGTGCCAAAGCATCAGGAGCGTTTCCCATTGTTGCGGTCGATCTGCTCGATTCAAAACTTGATCTCGCAAAAAATGCGGGAGCGACTCACGCCGTCAACGCTAACGATCATGATGCCATCGAAGCTGTGAAAAACATCACCGGAGGGGGTGCTTCGGTAACATTCGAAGCAGTCGGTAGTGAAATTGTCCTCGCCCAAGCCTACGCTGCAACAGCGCGTGGCGGTAAGACTGTCTGCATGGGGCTTCCACACCCCAGTAAGATGCTCTCAATTCCTGCAGTCAGCCTCGTCGCTGAAGAACGTACGATTCTGGGATCGTATATGGGGTCGTCCGTCCCTCGTCGTGACATCCCTCGTTTTATCGCCATGTACGAAGCTGGACTCTTACCCGTCGACCTGCTGCAATCTTCGACTCTTGGATTAAACGATATCAACGCAGCCTTCGATGATCTCGCCGCCGGAACAGTCGCTCGCCAGACCGTGCTTATGTCGTGA